The DNA region CTGGGAACTTCAGGAGTGGTATTTGCCCACTCCGATCAATACCGCGTTGAACCCAGCGGGAAACTGCACGCTTTCTGCCATGCCGTTCCCGGGAAGTGGCACCTCATGGGAGTCATGCTTTCAGCCGCCGGCAGTTTTGAATGGTATAAAAATGTGTTCGGCACCGCTGAGGCCGCGGAAGCCAAAGCAAGCGGTCGAAACGTTTTTGACCTACTCACTGAACAGGCGACCGAAGCTCCGGCCGGTTGTGAGGGTTTATTGTTTCTTCCCTATCTTTCAGGCGAAAGAACCCCCCATCCGGATCCGTTGGCAAAAGGCAATTTTTTTGGAATGAATCTTCGGCATAACAAAACGCACGTCACCCGTTCGGTATTGGAAGGTATTACCTACGGGATGAATGATTCGCTTCAACTGATGCGGGATCTCGGTCTTGAAATCAACGAGGTCCGCGCTTCGGGCGGAGGAGCTAAAAGCGACTTTTGGCTGCAAATGCAGGCCGATATTTATCAATCGAAAGTGGTGACGACCAACGTCACCGAAGGAGCTGCCTTTGGGGCAGCTGTTCTCGCCGGTGTTGCTTCAGGTGTGTATCAAGATATCGATTCGGCTGCGAACCAGATTGTGAAAAGCACCGGTGAAACCAACCCAGGGCCTGACCAAAATGTCTACGCCGACTACTACCCGGAATACCAAGCACTTTATCCTGCGCTAAAAGATCGCTTCGCCTCCATTGCCAAGGTTGTTGAGAAGCACTTGTAGAAATTAAGCAGTTCGTAGCAGGGCTATTGCTTCCAGCAATGCCGTTTCAGGACCTTAATGTCAGGTTGATTTCTGACGGTGCAGGAGGGGGTTAATCCCCCGATTTCGTTTATCAGCATCGAAGCAATCAGGGGATTAACCCCCCTACAACTAGCCAAAATGCTTCTTCAAAAACTCCAAATCCAATTCCGGATAAAGCACGTATTGGTCGAGAAGTGTTGTTACGCGTTTGCGCGCCTCTTCTTGAACGCCCTCTGCAATGTCGTACTTCACTTTACTGGTTTGTCCTGCGTTGGCACCTTTGGTCAAAACCTGGGGAGTCGTATTGGAAAGTATCAGCTTAAAGATGGCTGCTATTTCCTTCATGTCCTCCTCGTTCATTCCGAGCGTTGTTACTGCAGGTGTTCCCACTCGAAGTCCGCTTGTGTACCAGGGACCGTTCACGTCGAAGGGAAGGGAGTTTCGATTCAGAGTAATTCCACATTCACGAACGGCGCTTTCCGCCTGGCGACCATTGAGGCCGAAGGTGGTTACATCGATGAGCAAGAGGTGATTGTCTGTTCCGCCAGTTGGGATGGTTAACCCTTCTTCGATCAAGGCCTCAGCCATGGCTCTTGAGTTTTTAACTATCTGAGCTGCGTAGGCTTTAAACTCGGGTTTATTCGCCTCGGTAAATGCAACCGCTTTTGCAGCCATCACATGAGGCAGAGGGCCTCCGATAACCAGTGGGCAACCTTTGTCTACGTATTCGGAGAATTCTGGGGTACTAAACACGACTCCTCCGCGAGGACCCCTTAGGGTTTTATGAGTCGTGGTTGTAGCGATATCCGCAAAAGGCATGGGATTATAATCCCCTTCAAATACTCCACCCGCAACCAGTCCTGCAAAGTGAGCCATATCAACCATGAGCACCGCGCCAACTTTATCCGCTATTTCGCGCATGCGGCGGAAATTTATCTTCCGTGGATAAGCGCTATATCCGGCCAGCAGGATAAGTGGTTTCACCTCTTCAGCTTGCTTCTCGAGCTCGTCGTAATCGAGTAAGCCTGTTTCTCTGCTTACGGCATAGCCATAGCTGTCGAAAAATTGGGC from Verrucomicrobiota bacterium includes:
- a CDS encoding glycine hydroxymethyltransferase, with the protein product MSQTTTTTPLADYLEQAGSNANPAFVGYLANLQQVASVNPPIARSIIQELEDQRNNLKLIASENFTSLATQATMGNLLTDKYAEGFPGSRFYAGCDNVDNLESEACAQACKLFGATHAYVQPHSGADANLIAFWAILQARVGVPSMAKLGETNPANLSREDWNKVRHAMGNQRMLGLDYYSGGHLTHGYRQNVSAQFFDSYGYAVSRETGLLDYDELEKQAEEVKPLILLAGYSAYPRKINFRRMREIADKVGAVLMVDMAHFAGLVAGGVFEGDYNPMPFADIATTTTHKTLRGPRGGVVFSTPEFSEYVDKGCPLVIGGPLPHVMAAKAVAFTEANKPEFKAYAAQIVKNSRAMAEALIEEGLTIPTGGTDNHLLLIDVTTFGLNGRQAESAVRECGITLNRNSLPFDVNGPWYTSGLRVGTPAVTTLGMNEEDMKEIAAIFKLILSNTTPQVLTKGANAGQTSKVKYDIAEGVQEEARKRVTTLLDQYVLYPELDLEFLKKHFG